From the Candidozyma auris chromosome 2, complete sequence genome, the window GTATACTAGATTGCTGCACCTTAATGACCGAACCGTTTCCACCAAATCTATCGTTGGCGGCTCCGAAAAAAACCTCGCCAATGCCAAGTTGTTGTAGAGCCAGCGCGCACATAACACAAGGTTCTACGGTAACATATAAAGCCACGCCACTGAAGAACTTCGAAATATTTTCAAGAGACGCACCTACTAAGTGGTTCTCCTCCAAGACTCTATCAATCGCAACAAATTCCGCATGTCGAGTGCCGTTGAGAGATGCATTTGTGTCGTTGCAACCATAGCTGAGAATCTTGCCAGTTCGTTTATCGACGAGCAAGCATGCCACAGGTGTCTCCAAGTTACACAATGCACGATATGCAACAAAAGTCGCTAATGCTAGGAATTTGAAATGTGGAGTGAGATCTTTCATATGTCTGGAAGGATTCAATCTCAGCTCAGGCGCTGTTATGGAACTATGAAAGCCCGGGGACGATTGCGACCCACCTAACTGTTGCGCGATGAGCATCTGCAGGGCGCTCGGGATCGGAATCGTACGTATTTGCtgattttcaaaattggGAGTCATCCTCTCAAATTTCTGGGTGTATTGTTTCTTCAGCGACAGCAACTGAGACTGTTCATTGTGCTTAGTTCGACTCTGAAGATATGCGAGACAGACTTGATTTTTGGCACAAGTACAATCACGTTTGATGTACTCACATATTCATGtatgttcaagaagtttaAAAGTAAGAACCTTGGTTGCTTCCACAAATACTTGTT encodes:
- a CDS encoding tRNA(adenine34) deaminase, giving the protein MLIAQQLGGSQSSPGFHSSITAPESRLNPSRHMKDLTPHFKFLALATFVAYRALCNLETPVACLLVDKRTGKILSYGCNDTNASLNGTRHAEFVAIDRVLEENHLVGASLENISKFFSGVALYVTVEPCVMCASALQQLGIGEVFFGAANDRFGGNGSVIKVQQSSIPNYYASFGGIMRTEAVYLLRCFYIQENESAPVPKIKKNKDIEGKSFPPNIPFDQFLTETEFVTLYGSERLRLFFPGPAEDIEMSPLIGKGYRFHELVDAQAILSIPHVKNLYPKGDITVEEDIQALDRLLPFIDDDGKVRWNV